The region AATATTATGCTGTAATctgttttggaaaataaaaaagaatcaatCATACAAAATAAGGATTTCACCTCATTAATCCAGAGGTGTCCATGCAAAATGTCCCAATCAAAAATCTCTCTAGTGAGCCTCTGTTGAGGCGTGTTCACAAGTCTGTTCCACAGTCAGATCATCTCACATTTCTGACATTAGGTGGTTTCATCCCATATCACCACTAATGACCAAAACTGTTGTAAGTTTATGGACTCCGAAAAAACCCATCCAATAGCTGTGTAATGTTTGATGTTACAATTCACATGTTCATAGAATCACCAAATGACAGACGTACaatctgaaacatgacacaCAAGACTTATACAGTTGTGTATAAGTACAAAATTCCAGATCTTTACAGAGTTTGCCTTTGATCAGCATTGATCCCATTTCTCTACCTGCTGAATTCACTAAAACACTACTACCCTAATTATAAGTGAGATGCTCATCcaaaataaaaacctaaatATTTATACTGGTCAGCATATGACAGCACTGTTGAGCCAAGTTTAAAAATAACTGCACTTCTTGCAACTGATTGCTGCCTGAAATgtgctatttttgttttatcttggTTTACCATAAGTCTCCATTTCCAGCACCATTCAGCACGAACATTTCCTGTAGATCTTTTTCATGTTCCACCAGTAAAGttatatcatcagcataaagtaaataaaataaatcatctcCCAGCTTACAAGATTTCATTTAAAAGCTAAATCATGAACATAAACAGAGAACAGTGTTGGTGACAACACGTCTCCTTGTTTAACACCAAACTGTTGGAAACCATCTTGTTTTAAACTCATTAACTTGAACGCAGGCAACAGGTGCTCAATAAAGAGACTTAATGGCATTAAACAATTATCCATCAACTCCTGAAGTTAGCAAGAGAAGAGGTCTCTATTTACCCAATCAAACACCTtctgaaaatcaataaaacataataatgtaGACGTATTTTCCTCAATTCTTGTTTTGACAGCTGATGtaacagtatatatatgtaatcAATAGCTTTTTCTGAAGCCATTTTCCTACCAGCAAACCTGTCCTACAAGTCTGTGATTAAAGAgcaatgaatacatttatacacGGTGCTGATAAGGCTAATGCCTCTATAGCTAAGTGCTAATTTGGGATCATTTGTTGATGCTTTAGGGATAAGTTTAATGTTGATCTTATACCACTGAGAAGGAATAAtgccatcatcaaaacaaacctgaaatagctaaaacagaaaataatttaaataatttaggAGACTTCTGcacttctttaaaaatgtcattgttaCCAGTAGATTTCCTGAATTTACTCTTTTCAGTCACCttttacatacatatgtatgtatggtctgactgaagatttcacCCTTTCTGTATGTCCATGTGCATCTTCCTGAACATTGTTCTTGGAACTGTGTGTAAGTGATGAACGAGAAaccggagtcaaattccttgtatgggTAAACACACTTGGTGACTGGTCCCTACAGGTGAGTTGTGATATCCAGTGGTGAGGTGATGTTTATCCACATTGTGCTTGCAGTTCACACTGGATTGTGAATTTGTCGGTCAAAGTTTGTGTTCACAGGACATTGTGTTGATGGTCTGGTCAGTGAGAGGTTTGTAAATCTCACTGATGTGTTGTTGGCCAGCATTCCTGGGGGGTTGAAGGAAGAGCCGTCCTGTTGCTTGAGGATTCATACCGTCTGCGTTCAAACATGAGGAAACTTTCCTTACAATATGTTACTGTCTGTTTAATCACCTGTCGCTTTCTGCTTCTccaatataatgtaaaaaagaaaatgctatATGTCTTAAAAAATTTAGACAGATTGTAAATGAATTTGTAATTATTTCAAATACAGGGGGAGATTTATATTTAGCAAGTAGAattgtttatatataatatacaatatattcctcagtgttgttgttgttacactGTCCGACACTTCCTGACCAAGTCATGTGACACTGGTGGAAAAGCTGTTCTGTGTGAGAAGTTTAAAAGCTGTTAGTGACAACATCAGACACTATTAAGCAGTGATTATTTAAGAAATATATTCTTCCCTCACATCTGTAACATTTCCAATTTAACGTTTTACTCCATAATTCCAAATTCTGTCTGTATACATTAAATAGATACTTTATGCAGTGTAGCACAAACGTATTCAGTTCTCTGAAGGCTAATAAGATGACACCTACGCAGATGCGCCTGTGTGAtcttttaatgcagttttaagtTCCAGACAATTATATTTCTGCACATGCATTTGTCTATCAGATATAGAAAGAAGAGTTTGTCCTGCTCTAGATGTTTATAAGTAAAAAGGTACTGTTGTTGATGAGAAATTATATGACTGGAAAATATAAACTCCAAACTCCAGAGTTATATCCTGACCCCAATTGTGATATATATCCAGTAATTAATTGGTTAAAGAGGATTATTTAGTAAAAAGGTCAACATTTAACTATAATTAAACTGTGAAACCAAGACAGTAGAAACAAAACAGTATAAACATctgcaaatacaaacacagtttTCAAAGGTTTCTTccaatttttttaatgtcattttccaTACTGTGAAATTTTGAACTGTGttgaaaaaatatacaaaaaacatttatatttttgatgtatttaatGAGAGAAAAGTGCCGAATTAAATGGGTGAGAGTaatgggtgtttgtgtgtgtatgtgtgtgtatgcgtggggatacacacacacacatacacacacacacacacacacacacacacacacacacacacacacacacacacacacacaaacataacaggGATTAGgaaatgcataaatatatgaaatgcatgcatttcatatatttatgcatttaataAGAGGAAAAGGGTAAAGGGGAGATTAGGGGTGATGATTAATAGTATTGGGGAGTAGGGTTAATGGAGTAGGATTAGTGGTTGAGGTCTGGTCTTGTATCTTGCATGATGGGGTTGGGTGGTGTGGTGATGGGAGAGATGTGCAGGATGGAGAGCTCCAGTTTATTTGAATAACTGGCGGAATCTTTTCCACAGAGATTTCTTCTTGCTTTTCTTGGGCTCTTTGGCTTCGATCTCAATCTCTTCCATCTGCCTCTCCAGATCAGCCATCCTGTCAATCAAGCCTCCGCTggctccctccttctcctcgaGGGTCTTGTTACTGAGAGACTCCAGTAGAAGGGACTTTTCCTCCTTCCACTGGCGCCTCTCGTTCTCGAGGTCCTCTTTAGCCTGCTTGAGTGCTGCCAACAAACGGGAGGTCTCATCCTGCTGTTTGGCCAGGAGACGGGACCTGTCCTCCTCCCACTGGTCTGTTTTGTGTTGCAGGTCCTTGTTTGCCTGGACCAAGGTAGCCTCCATTCTAAATGTTAACTCCATGTTTTGGGCCAAGACCATTTCCATCTCTCCCTGCTCTTTCTTCTCAGCCTCCAGAGCGTTCTCTAACTGCCTAATTTTATTAGACGCTTCACTGTTGGCCTGCCTCTCTTTGGAAAGCTGAGCCTTTAGAAATCCTTGCTGGAGGTTTGCCTCTGTTGTTTGGCTCTTCAGCAGTTGTTTCCATTGCACTACCTCTTTTAGCAGGACTTCTTTCTCCTTTGCCAGTTTGGAGATAtgctcctccttctcctttccgATCCTCTGAAGCTCAAGCTCAGGGATCTGGAGCAGAGCCTGGTTGGTCTGCTCACAGTAGACCTCCACACTGGTTTTCTGGACAGGACATGCAGGCTGTTGTCCTGCTGTCACAGTGAACCCTAGATCAGCAAATAATTTGGTTAATGTGGTTGGATGTGGCTcctgaggagctgctgcaggcTCTGGCTGTTGGAGGGCTGTGGCAGGCTCTGGCTCTTGGAGGGCAATGGCATGCTCTGGCTCCTGAGGAGCTGTTGCAGGCTCTGACTCTTGGAGGGCTGTGGCAGGCTCTGGCTCTTGGAGGGCTGTGGCAGGCTCTGGCTCTTGGAGGGCAATGGCGTGCTCTGGCTCCTGAGGAGCTGTTGCAGGCTCTAGCTCTTGGAGGGTTGTGGCAGGCTCTGGCTCTTGGAGGGCTGTGGCAGGCTCTGGCTCTTGGAGGGCTGTGGCAGGCTCTGGCTCTTGGAGGGCAATGGCGTGCTCTGGCTCCTGAGGAGCTGTTGCAGGCTCTGGCTCTTGGAGGGCTGTGGCAGGCTCTGGCTCTTGGAGGGCTGTGGCAGGCTCTGGCTCCTGAGGAGCTGTTGCAGGCTCTGGCTCTTGGGAAGCTGTGACAGGCTCTGGCTCCTCAGGTGGTGTTGCAGGCTCTGGCTCCACAGGTGACATGGCAGGCTCTGGCTCTTGGGGAGCTGTGACAAGCTCTGGCTCTTGGGAAGCTGTGACAGGCTCTGGCCCCTGAGGAGCTGTGACAGATTCTGGCTTTTCAGGTGCTGTTGCAGACTCTGGCTCTTGGGGAGCTGTGACAGGCTCTGGCTCTTGGGGAGCTGTGACAGGCTCTGCCTCCTCAGGTGATTTGGCAGGCTGTGACTCTGGAGCTGTGGTTGGTAACTCTGGCTCCTGTCTCATCTGACCCTGCCTGAAATGTCGTCTCGGCAGGGCAGGGTAATCAGCTTTGTTATGTACCTGGCAGTACACCAGGTTGCTCCCCTCTTGGAGGTTTTTCTTCCATGGGTTTACCGGTGGgggtttttctttcttttcctccaccACCGGTTGAGGTTTCTCCCTTTCCTCTTGGTCCTTTTTGATGGCCTGGTCTTCAGTCTTGACAGACTTTTTTTCTGGGCTGAGGGGAGCACCACCCTGATTGGAGGTACGCGGGATATGTTTGTTGATCCTCTTGTTCCTGCctttcctgctttttttgtttccacTTGTCTCCATCTTGAGATCGTTTCTGGATGCACTGGTTCACAGTAAGTGTTCACAGCAAGTGTTCACAGTAAGTGTTCACAGTGAGTGTTCACAGCAAGTGTTCACAGTAAGTGTTCACAGTAAGTGTTCACAGTAAGTATTAACAGTA is a window of Thunnus thynnus chromosome 8, fThuThy2.1, whole genome shotgun sequence DNA encoding:
- the LOC137188469 gene encoding proteoglycan 4-like, yielding METSGNKKSRKGRNKRINKHIPRTSNQGGAPLSPEKKSVKTEDQAIKKDQEEREKPQPVVEEKKEKPPPVNPWKKNLQEGSNLVYCQVHNKADYPALPRRHFRQGQMRQEPELPTTAPESQPAKSPEEAEPVTAPQEPEPVTAPQEPESATAPEKPESVTAPQGPEPVTASQEPELVTAPQEPEPAMSPVEPEPATPPEEPEPVTASQEPEPATAPQEPEPATALQEPEPATALQEPEPATAPQEPEHAIALQEPEPATALQEPEPATALQEPEPATTLQELEPATAPQEPEHAIALQEPEPATALQEPEPATALQESEPATAPQEPEHAIALQEPEPATALQQPEPAAAPQEPHPTTLTKLFADLGFTVTAGQQPACPVQKTSVEVYCEQTNQALLQIPELELQRIGKEKEEHISKLAKEKEVLLKEVVQWKQLLKSQTTEANLQQGFLKAQLSKERQANSEASNKIRQLENALEAEKKEQGEMEMVLAQNMELTFRMEATLVQANKDLQHKTDQWEEDRSRLLAKQQDETSRLLAALKQAKEDLENERRQWKEEKSLLLESLSNKTLEEKEGASGGLIDRMADLERQMEEIEIEAKEPKKSKKKSLWKRFRQLFK